In Streptomyces sp. NBC_00483, a single window of DNA contains:
- a CDS encoding DUF5979 domain-containing protein, translated as MVVLAAVLSLLFGSQALTAPLAAADDPMSAVGITKTNDADGPLEPGDEFIYTLNGQCSGLDVDCVNFTVTDTLPEGLEVTDLPQSNSTRDVTYDEATRQLTIVYKQPLQNPEGETGLRAGQAGSVEIGMRVPADTELEDGTTITNTAQADADNADPKTSDSDITINIPRVVKPVTTKEWEDGSAVAMSGEESTIKLNVRNNSSSSAEVTELSVSDDTEETFEYFDFTGATVTAFPKGADQAHLVVTTADGQTHTGDDITSPGKLPLPDGVEPGDVVGFEVVFTNSNGDPLPYDENGGSVDVGMKLRDTKRSDGSDLKPTDKITVNNCATPSAKETTDGDVDGDQACDTYDILPDILVLDSTKKYYADTNGDFSHGSNEHAVIGENSPVSTGVDVTNKSPFKVKSMTITEPDANATSEFDKLDVDKVRLRFPEGATEAKLTVTCEDGTTREETYTENATYDVPADCKQVKKVEVTYTGVDADGNPSIAEGADAGLDLHGTLTDDVDAGDVADGVSNCAGTKGDAGRSDGSGTASGSACQNLIVEDPSGAGDGVKTVSQTDVPPGQPIDMDLKFTNTGNLPLSDVVITDPSADADGKPGSESPFDKLEITSVSVSPSDAPVTIQVWDPQEEEWVDYDGVDPAVLARATGVRGVYDGKMAPGDSVTIKVTGERREGVENGETFQNCFSVTAKDSQGGDVDGSDCKSMETGPAADGASLNKTIAPGQLPEYVAGLPRQHADMTLTVRNTGNMSAKYLKIIDQDDDFFDAVDLVSIKSNQMPAGANRVQIDAYVNGEWVNGTPSADAALPSGVNAADVTGIRATYSSTSTSNDGYVIKPECADNTCSGILTLDVSPRPTLRSSGGPVPSHLEDTASGQFLTKVEDEDKPRDIDPVNATLDLVKGDPKLDVDKTPDTVLSPGEDAPFYLKVTNTGTANVPNLVVKDDLPEGIAFDDTFAGDNGEPYKIIDKKEPDGTVAIPTPVFSQTTDGDRTSGLTWDFSKDDDGKAWNFPPGGSFTIEIHVKLEAGIRADESVTNTMGATSSDPDLACEDASEAEENGAMFGSGLYCVDDAKLTAKTGAAFTARKWVSGNDSLGWYNTKTNKTVDVGDDSCLMTTDSTGRKYTANPCVALVNPGDQYHYLMRLRNAGTEDGTNMRVIDRFPVAGDEGVILDQDRATAWDKRPTLASEPQLDGDSPGEMTTKYENDEPLCTDDLDMGGAGSSADQCPSTTWDDAYSSKARGADMDLKFPQPLEPGGTVDITYAMNTPLDVAHNGDPTIAWNSYAHNETTDRAGSPRVLQANEPIKVGVALSYGELRLVKRLGKHPDAATDLLRRIPYPYHVTCTIHPQGRLPRVVLDEDYRVSADKPVNVKGIPAGAECKIWETSARGGASDHTKDNPVEVTIKPNIGTETPQFARITNTYEFGALTLNKAIDGDAAGYADDGRTYGVDVSCTLPNASGEPSDRILHKTFEVKNGEPVTIKPLPVNTRCWAEEVDTGGAAKATVDHGSADNPTVITAGDSDEQAAIKVTNTFPAADLTVSKHVVNGGAGPYDFSLACTTDQGDVALSSDDSSFELKDGEDRTISVPEGSTCTVQETNVPTGDTVTYEASDDGSDGTVQVNDAATVDVTNTFPESGGTNGGGTGGHDGGGHLADTGFRDWTILGALLTVLALAAGLTIRAMSRRGRG; from the coding sequence ATGGTCGTGCTGGCCGCGGTGCTCAGCCTGTTGTTCGGCTCCCAGGCATTGACCGCTCCGCTCGCGGCCGCCGACGACCCGATGAGCGCGGTCGGCATCACGAAGACCAACGACGCCGACGGGCCGCTGGAGCCCGGCGACGAGTTCATCTACACCCTCAACGGCCAGTGCTCCGGCCTGGACGTGGACTGCGTGAACTTCACGGTCACCGACACCCTGCCGGAGGGCCTGGAGGTGACCGACCTCCCGCAGTCGAACAGCACCCGCGACGTCACCTACGACGAGGCGACGCGGCAGCTGACGATCGTCTACAAGCAGCCGCTGCAGAATCCCGAGGGCGAGACCGGCCTGCGCGCGGGCCAGGCGGGCTCGGTGGAGATCGGGATGCGGGTGCCGGCCGACACGGAGTTGGAGGACGGCACCACCATCACCAACACCGCGCAGGCCGACGCCGACAACGCGGACCCGAAGACCTCCGACTCCGACATCACCATCAACATCCCGCGCGTGGTCAAGCCGGTGACGACCAAGGAGTGGGAGGACGGCTCGGCGGTCGCGATGAGCGGCGAAGAGTCCACGATCAAGCTGAACGTGCGCAACAACTCCTCGTCCTCGGCCGAGGTCACCGAGCTGTCGGTGTCCGACGACACCGAGGAGACGTTCGAGTACTTCGACTTCACCGGGGCCACCGTCACCGCGTTCCCCAAGGGCGCCGACCAGGCACACCTGGTGGTCACCACGGCCGACGGGCAGACGCACACCGGCGACGACATCACCTCTCCCGGCAAGCTTCCGCTGCCGGACGGGGTGGAACCGGGTGACGTGGTCGGCTTTGAAGTCGTCTTCACCAACAGCAACGGCGACCCGCTGCCGTACGACGAGAACGGCGGCAGCGTCGATGTCGGCATGAAGCTGCGGGACACCAAGCGCTCGGACGGCTCGGACCTGAAGCCCACCGACAAGATCACGGTCAACAACTGCGCGACCCCGTCCGCGAAGGAGACCACGGACGGCGACGTCGACGGCGACCAGGCCTGCGACACGTACGACATCCTGCCGGACATCCTGGTCCTCGACTCGACGAAGAAGTACTACGCCGACACCAACGGCGACTTCTCCCACGGTTCCAACGAGCACGCGGTCATCGGCGAGAACTCGCCGGTCAGCACCGGGGTCGACGTCACGAACAAGTCGCCGTTCAAGGTGAAGTCGATGACGATCACCGAGCCGGACGCGAACGCGACCAGCGAGTTCGACAAGCTCGACGTCGACAAGGTGCGGCTGCGCTTCCCCGAGGGCGCGACCGAGGCGAAGCTCACCGTCACCTGCGAGGACGGGACCACCCGCGAAGAGACCTACACGGAGAACGCGACCTACGACGTCCCCGCGGACTGCAAGCAGGTCAAGAAGGTCGAGGTCACCTACACCGGCGTCGACGCGGACGGCAATCCGTCCATCGCGGAGGGCGCCGACGCGGGGCTCGACCTGCACGGCACCCTGACCGACGACGTCGACGCGGGAGACGTGGCCGACGGCGTCAGCAACTGCGCGGGCACCAAGGGCGACGCCGGCCGCAGCGACGGCAGCGGCACCGCCTCCGGCAGCGCCTGCCAGAACCTCATCGTCGAGGACCCGTCCGGCGCCGGCGACGGCGTCAAGACCGTCAGCCAGACGGACGTGCCGCCGGGTCAGCCCATCGACATGGACCTGAAGTTCACGAACACCGGCAACCTGCCGCTGAGCGATGTGGTCATCACCGACCCGTCCGCCGACGCGGACGGCAAGCCCGGCAGCGAAAGCCCCTTCGACAAGTTGGAGATCACGTCCGTCTCCGTCTCGCCGTCCGACGCACCGGTGACCATTCAGGTGTGGGACCCGCAGGAAGAGGAGTGGGTCGACTACGACGGTGTGGACCCGGCCGTGCTCGCGCGGGCCACCGGCGTGCGCGGGGTCTACGACGGCAAGATGGCGCCGGGCGACAGCGTCACCATCAAGGTCACCGGCGAGCGCCGCGAGGGTGTCGAGAACGGCGAGACGTTCCAGAACTGCTTCTCCGTCACGGCGAAGGACAGCCAGGGCGGTGACGTCGACGGCAGCGACTGCAAGTCCATGGAGACCGGGCCCGCCGCCGACGGCGCCTCCCTGAACAAGACCATCGCGCCCGGCCAGCTCCCCGAGTACGTCGCCGGACTGCCCCGCCAGCACGCGGACATGACGCTCACCGTCCGCAACACCGGCAACATGTCGGCCAAGTACCTGAAGATCATCGACCAGGACGACGACTTCTTCGACGCCGTCGACCTCGTGTCCATCAAGTCGAACCAGATGCCGGCCGGCGCCAACCGCGTACAGATCGACGCGTACGTGAACGGGGAGTGGGTCAACGGCACCCCGTCCGCCGACGCCGCCCTGCCGTCCGGCGTCAACGCCGCCGACGTCACCGGCATCCGCGCCACGTACTCCTCGACGAGCACCAGCAACGACGGCTACGTGATCAAGCCGGAGTGCGCCGACAACACCTGCTCCGGCATCCTCACCCTCGACGTCAGCCCGCGCCCCACCCTGCGCAGCAGCGGCGGCCCGGTCCCCAGCCACCTGGAGGACACGGCCAGCGGCCAGTTCCTCACCAAGGTCGAGGACGAGGACAAGCCCCGGGACATCGACCCGGTCAACGCCACCCTCGACCTGGTCAAGGGCGACCCCAAGCTCGACGTCGACAAGACCCCGGACACCGTTCTCTCCCCCGGCGAGGACGCCCCCTTCTATCTGAAGGTCACCAACACCGGTACGGCGAACGTCCCGAACCTCGTCGTCAAGGACGACCTCCCCGAGGGCATCGCGTTCGACGACACCTTCGCGGGTGACAACGGCGAGCCGTACAAGATCATCGACAAGAAGGAGCCGGACGGCACCGTCGCCATCCCGACGCCCGTCTTCTCGCAGACCACCGACGGCGACCGGACCTCCGGGCTCACCTGGGACTTCTCCAAGGACGACGACGGCAAGGCGTGGAACTTCCCGCCCGGCGGCAGCTTCACCATCGAGATCCACGTGAAGCTGGAAGCCGGCATCCGCGCCGACGAGTCCGTCACCAACACCATGGGTGCCACCTCGTCCGACCCGGACCTGGCCTGCGAGGACGCGAGCGAGGCGGAGGAGAACGGCGCCATGTTCGGCTCCGGCCTGTACTGCGTCGACGACGCGAAGCTGACGGCCAAGACCGGCGCCGCGTTCACCGCCCGCAAGTGGGTCTCGGGCAACGACTCCCTCGGCTGGTACAACACCAAGACCAACAAGACCGTCGACGTGGGCGACGACTCCTGCCTGATGACGACCGACTCCACCGGCCGCAAGTACACCGCCAACCCGTGCGTCGCCCTGGTCAACCCCGGTGACCAGTACCACTACTTGATGCGCCTGCGGAACGCCGGCACCGAGGACGGCACGAACATGCGCGTCATCGACCGGTTCCCGGTCGCCGGTGACGAGGGCGTCATCCTCGACCAGGACCGCGCCACCGCCTGGGACAAGCGGCCCACGCTCGCCTCCGAGCCGCAGCTCGACGGCGACAGCCCCGGCGAGATGACCACCAAGTACGAGAACGACGAGCCGCTGTGCACCGACGACCTGGACATGGGCGGCGCCGGTTCGAGCGCGGACCAGTGCCCGTCCACCACGTGGGACGACGCCTACAGCAGCAAGGCGCGCGGCGCCGACATGGACCTGAAGTTCCCGCAGCCGCTGGAGCCCGGCGGCACCGTCGACATCACGTACGCGATGAACACCCCGCTCGACGTCGCCCACAACGGCGACCCGACCATCGCGTGGAACTCCTACGCCCACAACGAGACCACCGACCGCGCCGGCTCCCCGCGGGTGCTCCAGGCCAATGAGCCGATCAAGGTCGGGGTCGCCCTCTCCTACGGTGAGTTGAGGCTCGTCAAGCGGCTCGGCAAGCACCCCGACGCGGCGACGGACCTGCTGCGCAGGATCCCGTACCCGTACCACGTCACCTGCACCATCCACCCCCAGGGCAGACTGCCGCGGGTGGTCCTCGACGAGGACTACCGGGTCTCCGCCGACAAGCCGGTCAACGTCAAGGGGATCCCGGCGGGCGCCGAGTGCAAGATCTGGGAGACCTCGGCCAGAGGCGGCGCGTCCGACCACACCAAGGACAACCCGGTAGAGGTCACCATCAAGCCGAACATCGGCACGGAGACCCCGCAGTTCGCCCGGATCACCAACACGTACGAGTTCGGTGCGCTGACCCTGAACAAGGCGATCGACGGCGACGCGGCGGGCTACGCCGACGACGGCCGCACCTACGGCGTCGACGTCTCCTGCACCCTTCCGAACGCCTCGGGCGAACCGAGCGACCGCATCCTGCACAAGACGTTCGAGGTGAAGAACGGTGAGCCCGTCACCATCAAGCCGCTGCCGGTGAACACCCGTTGCTGGGCGGAGGAGGTGGACACCGGGGGCGCCGCCAAGGCGACCGTCGACCACGGATCCGCCGACAACCCGACGGTGATCACGGCGGGCGACTCCGACGAGCAGGCAGCCATCAAGGTCACGAACACCTTCCCGGCGGCCGACCTGACCGTCAGCAAGCACGTGGTCAACGGAGGAGCCGGCCCGTACGACTTCTCGCTCGCCTGCACGACCGACCAGGGCGACGTGGCCCTGTCCTCGGACGACAGCTCCTTCGAGCTGAAGGACGGCGAGGACCGCACGATCAGCGTCCCGGAGGGCTCGACCTGCACGGTGCAGGAGACGAACGTGCCCACCGGTGACACGGTGACGTACGAGGCCTCCGACGACGGCTCCGACGGCACGGTCCAGGTGAACGACGCGGCCACGGTCGACGTCACCAACACCTTCCCGGAGTCCGGCGGCACCAACGGCGGAGGCACCGGCGGCCACGACGGCGGCGGCCACCTCGCCGACACCGGCTTCCGCGACTGGACGATCCTGGGCGCCCTGCTCACCGTCCTCGCCCTCGCGGCCGGCCTCACGATCCGCGCGATGTCCCGCAGGGGCCGCGGCTGA
- a CDS encoding winged helix-turn-helix domain-containing protein codes for MSDKIDPEGLDYHYVQLANIIERRIRSGTYTPGMRLPGEMTMAHDFGAGTITVRRALSILRDKGLVVTVHARGTFVVRELPTEEAPAE; via the coding sequence GTGAGCGACAAGATTGACCCCGAGGGCCTCGACTACCACTACGTGCAGCTCGCCAACATCATCGAGCGACGCATCCGCAGTGGCACCTACACGCCGGGGATGCGCCTGCCTGGCGAGATGACCATGGCGCACGACTTCGGCGCGGGCACCATTACGGTGCGCCGCGCCCTGTCGATCCTGCGCGACAAGGGCCTCGTGGTCACCGTCCACGCCCGCGGCACCTTCGTGGTCCGCGAGCTGCCGACGGAAGAGGCCCCCGCCGAATAG
- a CDS encoding chitinase, with the protein MPIPLKSAAGMLGLAVLACAGCATSSDTSSDTRSKADSSAATGYAPYVSASTAYATDSAGSPDAYNLAFVVSNSSSCTPSWGGHTKIADAGVASRLKKLAASGATLRVSFGGADGNELATTCDTASDLAAAYAKALDAAGDATHVDFDIEGDTLKDSAANTKRAKAIALLQKQRDVDVTFTLPVMPSGLDEDSVDLLEAANNQSVQVSTVNVMTMNYGESYQGDMSDYARTSARATHTQLKKVFGLSDAKAWRGMALTSMLGANDIDGETFTLADAAQLRSFAEKKGIAWVSTWATFRDVPCESGTDTDDAATNCSGVRQSEGAYGRALSG; encoded by the coding sequence ATGCCGATTCCGCTGAAGTCCGCCGCCGGAATGCTGGGCCTGGCCGTGCTCGCGTGCGCGGGCTGCGCCACGTCGTCCGACACCAGTTCCGACACCCGGTCCAAGGCCGACTCCTCCGCCGCCACCGGGTACGCCCCGTACGTCAGCGCCTCCACGGCCTACGCCACCGACTCGGCCGGCTCCCCGGACGCGTACAACCTCGCTTTCGTCGTATCCAACAGCTCCAGCTGCACGCCGAGTTGGGGTGGCCACACGAAAATCGCCGACGCCGGGGTCGCCTCCCGCCTCAAGAAACTCGCCGCCTCCGGCGCCACACTCCGCGTCTCCTTCGGCGGCGCCGACGGCAACGAGCTCGCCACCACCTGCGACACCGCGTCCGACCTGGCCGCCGCCTACGCCAAGGCGCTGGACGCGGCGGGCGACGCCACCCACGTCGACTTCGACATCGAGGGCGACACCCTCAAGGACTCCGCAGCGAACACCAAGCGCGCCAAGGCGATAGCCCTGTTGCAGAAACAGCGCGACGTGGACGTCACCTTCACGCTCCCCGTGATGCCGTCCGGCCTGGACGAGGACAGCGTCGACCTCCTCGAAGCCGCCAACAACCAGTCCGTCCAGGTCTCCACGGTCAACGTCATGACCATGAACTACGGCGAGTCCTACCAGGGCGACATGAGCGACTACGCCCGCACCTCGGCCCGCGCCACCCACACCCAGCTGAAGAAGGTCTTCGGCCTCTCCGACGCGAAGGCCTGGCGCGGCATGGCACTCACCTCGATGCTCGGCGCGAACGACATCGACGGCGAGACCTTCACCCTCGCGGACGCGGCACAGCTGCGGTCCTTCGCCGAGAAGAAGGGCATCGCGTGGGTCTCGACGTGGGCGACGTTCCGCGATGTGCCGTGCGAGTCCGGCACGGACACGGACGACGCGGCCACCAATTGCAGCGGGGTGCGGCAGAGCGAGGGGGCGTACGGGAGGGCGCTGTCCGGCTGA
- a CDS encoding Uma2 family endonuclease has protein sequence MPASNAERSGPLEHQQFAVRMRNALEADARRATRDELQVEVETTVFFKPDKSSFLTPDFLVRRGLPGADAFADDTVLVGEVVSGPYNHKRRLWKTDRYAEAGIPWYWEVELDSGRTWDVTSVRAYVLAPIIQAGLAVKSLHPTAYVPVGEWEPGGLGIEFPEPFAMSIGWEDLAF, from the coding sequence ATGCCGGCAAGCAATGCAGAACGGTCGGGCCCGCTGGAACACCAGCAGTTCGCCGTGCGAATGCGCAACGCGCTTGAGGCCGACGCCCGCCGTGCCACGCGGGACGAGTTGCAGGTCGAAGTGGAGACCACCGTCTTCTTCAAGCCCGACAAGTCCAGCTTCCTCACCCCCGACTTCCTGGTCCGCCGCGGCCTGCCCGGAGCCGACGCCTTCGCCGACGACACCGTCCTGGTCGGCGAGGTGGTCTCCGGCCCGTACAACCACAAGCGCAGGCTGTGGAAGACGGACCGCTACGCGGAGGCAGGCATCCCCTGGTACTGGGAGGTCGAGCTCGACTCCGGCCGGACGTGGGACGTCACGTCGGTGCGGGCGTACGTACTGGCCCCCATCATCCAGGCCGGGCTCGCCGTGAAATCGCTGCATCCCACGGCGTACGTCCCCGTCGGCGAATGGGAGCCCGGCGGCCTCGGCATCGAGTTCCCCGAGCCCTTCGCCATGAGCATCGGCTGGGAGGACCTCGCGTTCTGA
- a CDS encoding acyltransferase family protein, which translates to MIEDAPTRELRAVGVPPVPVRDSAPVRVPAPAPSAHPAGRDRYFDALRAVALVRVVAYHCFGWAWAGLVFPSMGVMFALAGSLMARSLQRPALSVIRSRMRRLLVPFWAWGAVVVAAMLVHGWMPGWRIVYWVVPIGDPPGNAWGEQAWEILWYLRCYLWFVLLSPLLLRVFRWAPVPVLLLSLVPIALFDTGDATDFCIFVFCWLLGFAHRDGLLERWKGSVVVVLSGAALAFGLWYALSHQGEYGTYDLDDVPLAQAFWSAGFVTLLFYAKARWRIDFAWLARWRRLDRVVTVFNARAVTIYLWHEIALILAVPLVDTFWNVPAFERWLPLESQWFLFGIGWVLIAVAVPMWGWVEDVAAKRSPRLLP; encoded by the coding sequence GTGATCGAGGACGCTCCGACGCGGGAGCTGCGGGCGGTGGGCGTGCCGCCGGTTCCCGTACGCGATTCGGCTCCCGTACGTGTCCCGGCTCCCGCGCCTTCCGCGCATCCGGCGGGGCGCGACCGGTACTTCGACGCGCTGCGGGCCGTCGCGCTGGTCCGGGTCGTCGCGTACCACTGCTTCGGCTGGGCCTGGGCGGGGCTCGTGTTTCCGTCCATGGGCGTGATGTTCGCGCTGGCCGGATCGCTGATGGCCCGGTCCCTGCAACGGCCCGCGCTGTCCGTCATCCGCAGCCGGATGCGGCGGCTGCTCGTGCCGTTCTGGGCGTGGGGCGCGGTCGTCGTCGCGGCGATGCTGGTCCATGGCTGGATGCCGGGCTGGCGGATCGTCTACTGGGTGGTCCCCATCGGTGATCCGCCGGGCAACGCCTGGGGTGAGCAGGCCTGGGAGATCCTCTGGTACCTGCGCTGCTACCTGTGGTTCGTGCTGCTGTCCCCGCTGCTGCTGCGGGTCTTCCGGTGGGCGCCGGTGCCGGTGCTGCTGCTGTCGCTCGTTCCGATCGCGCTGTTCGACACCGGAGATGCCACCGACTTCTGCATCTTCGTCTTCTGCTGGCTGCTCGGATTCGCCCACCGGGACGGGTTGTTGGAGCGGTGGAAGGGGTCGGTCGTCGTCGTGCTCTCCGGCGCCGCGCTCGCGTTCGGGCTCTGGTACGCGCTCAGCCACCAGGGCGAGTACGGGACGTACGACCTGGACGACGTGCCGCTCGCGCAGGCGTTCTGGTCGGCCGGGTTCGTCACGCTTCTCTTCTACGCGAAGGCGCGGTGGCGTATCGACTTCGCGTGGCTGGCGCGGTGGCGGAGGCTCGACCGCGTCGTCACCGTGTTCAACGCGCGTGCCGTCACGATCTACCTCTGGCACGAGATCGCGCTGATCCTCGCGGTGCCGCTGGTCGACACGTTCTGGAACGTTCCGGCGTTCGAGAGGTGGCTGCCGCTGGAGAGCCAGTGGTTTTTGTTCGGCATCGGGTGGGTGCTGATCGCGGTGGCGGTGCCGATGTGGGGCTGGGTCGAGGACGTCGCGGCGAAACGCTCGCCGCGCCTGTTGCCGTGA
- a CDS encoding bifunctional polysaccharide deacetylase/glycosyltransferase family 2 protein: MSQETKLPTPRGGRRHANPSRIARMGRRAATLQRPRTLLALLLLLALSCALLLDGYVRGEVFNDKRVRDGAAYDQVSDSALESGPIWTSRNGKVQDESVPKKTIVLTFDDGPNPQYTSKVLDILDDNDVPGTFFLVGSMAARYPDLVKQTVDQGNEVGIHSFSHVDLSYQSYARLKRELKQTQLAIAGAAGVTTTLFRAPYSSETDAIDNYSLGVYKKVAKLGYTSVFIDTDSDDWKQPGVKSIIDTATPKSGKGASVLFHDAGGDRDQTLKALPQYIKKMKAKGYTFTTVSGAQAMNQKAKAKTAAKAGAQTGAQAGRPHALPGAREQDLDPTSTAAEQASLHEATGSTLYVGKSLIVATAIAEWTMPVLSVFLAVVGVAVMARFALMLLVARRHYRQRNHPSFSWGPPATRPVSVIVPAYNEKECIANTVNSLMSGTHPLEVIVVDDGSSDGTAEIVESLGHPNVRVVRQENAGKSSALNNGVRHARYDIVVMMDGDTVFEPDTVAKLVQPFADPEVGAVSGNAKVGNRRTLIGAWQHIEYVMGFNLDRRMYDTLRCMPTIPGAIGAFRRDAVLDAGGMSEDTLAEDTDITIAMHRAGWRVVYEEHARAWTEAPGSFKQLWSQRYRWSYGTMQALWKHRKSLTDKGPSGRFGRVGMPLVVLFQIVTPVFAPLIDVFTVYSMIFVDFKASLLAWLAVLGVQLACAAYAFRLDKEKYRYLLMLPLQQLAYRQMMYLVLIHSCVTALTGGRLRWQKLKRTGEVGTPTAGTGAGR; this comes from the coding sequence ATGTCCCAAGAGACGAAGCTGCCCACGCCGCGCGGCGGACGCCGGCACGCCAATCCGAGCCGTATCGCCCGCATGGGCCGCCGCGCCGCGACGCTCCAACGCCCGCGCACACTCCTCGCGTTGCTGCTCCTGCTGGCCCTGAGCTGCGCGCTGCTGCTCGACGGCTACGTGCGCGGCGAGGTGTTCAACGACAAGCGGGTCCGGGACGGGGCCGCGTACGACCAGGTGTCGGACTCCGCCCTGGAGTCCGGCCCGATCTGGACGTCCCGCAACGGGAAGGTCCAGGACGAGTCCGTACCGAAGAAGACCATCGTGCTCACCTTCGACGACGGCCCGAACCCCCAGTACACGTCGAAGGTCCTCGACATCCTCGACGACAACGACGTGCCCGGCACGTTCTTCCTCGTCGGCTCGATGGCCGCGCGCTACCCGGACCTCGTGAAGCAGACGGTCGACCAGGGCAATGAGGTCGGCATCCACTCGTTCTCGCACGTGGACCTCTCGTACCAGTCGTACGCGCGCCTGAAGCGGGAGCTGAAGCAGACGCAGCTGGCGATCGCGGGTGCGGCGGGCGTCACCACGACACTGTTCCGGGCGCCGTACTCCTCGGAGACCGACGCCATCGACAACTACAGCCTGGGCGTCTACAAGAAGGTCGCGAAGCTCGGCTACACCAGCGTGTTCATCGACACCGACAGCGACGACTGGAAGCAGCCGGGCGTCAAGAGCATCATCGACACGGCCACGCCGAAGTCCGGCAAGGGTGCCTCGGTGCTCTTCCACGACGCGGGCGGCGACCGGGACCAGACGCTGAAGGCGCTGCCGCAGTACATCAAGAAGATGAAGGCCAAGGGCTACACCTTCACCACGGTGAGCGGCGCCCAGGCGATGAACCAGAAGGCCAAGGCCAAGACGGCAGCGAAGGCAGGGGCACAGACCGGGGCCCAAGCCGGTCGGCCGCACGCGCTGCCCGGCGCCCGTGAGCAGGATCTCGATCCCACCTCCACGGCCGCCGAGCAGGCCTCCCTCCACGAGGCCACCGGCTCCACGCTCTACGTCGGCAAGTCCCTCATCGTGGCCACCGCCATCGCCGAGTGGACGATGCCGGTGCTCTCCGTGTTCCTGGCCGTCGTCGGCGTCGCCGTCATGGCCAGATTCGCGCTCATGCTGCTCGTGGCCCGCCGCCACTACCGGCAGCGCAACCACCCTTCCTTCTCCTGGGGGCCGCCCGCCACCCGCCCGGTGAGCGTGATCGTGCCCGCGTACAACGAGAAGGAGTGCATAGCGAACACGGTGAACTCGCTGATGTCCGGCACGCATCCGCTCGAGGTCATCGTCGTCGACGACGGTTCGTCGGACGGCACCGCGGAGATCGTCGAGTCCCTCGGCCACCCGAACGTGCGCGTCGTCCGGCAGGAGAACGCGGGCAAGTCGTCCGCCCTCAACAACGGTGTACGGCACGCCCGTTACGACATCGTCGTGATGATGGACGGCGACACGGTCTTCGAGCCGGACACCGTCGCCAAGCTCGTGCAGCCCTTCGCCGACCCCGAGGTGGGCGCCGTCTCCGGCAACGCCAAGGTCGGCAACCGCAGGACGCTGATCGGCGCCTGGCAGCACATCGAGTACGTGATGGGCTTCAACCTGGACCGCCGCATGTACGACACGCTGCGCTGCATGCCCACCATCCCGGGCGCCATCGGCGCGTTCCGCCGGGACGCGGTGCTCGACGCGGGCGGCATGAGCGAGGACACCCTCGCAGAGGACACCGACATCACCATCGCCATGCACCGGGCGGGCTGGCGCGTGGTCTACGAGGAGCACGCGCGGGCGTGGACGGAAGCGCCGGGCTCGTTCAAGCAGCTGTGGAGCCAGCGCTACCGCTGGTCGTACGGCACGATGCAGGCGCTCTGGAAGCATCGCAAGTCCCTTACGGACAAGGGGCCTTCGGGGCGCTTCGGGCGGGTCGGCATGCCGCTCGTCGTGCTCTTCCAGATCGTCACGCCGGTCTTCGCGCCGCTCATCGACGTGTTCACCGTCTACTCGATGATTTTCGTGGACTTCAAGGCGTCGCTGTTGGCGTGGCTGGCCGTGCTCGGGGTTCAACTCGCCTGCGCCGCCTACGCGTTCAGGCTCGACAAGGAGAAGTACCGGTATCTGCTGATGCTGCCGCTGCAACAACTCGCGTACCGGCAGATGATGTATCTCGTCCTGATCCACTCCTGCGTCACCGCCCTCACGGGCGGCCGGCTGCGCTGGCAGAAGCTCAAGCGCACGGGCGAGGTCGGGACGCCGACGGCCGGTACGGGGGCGGGTCGGTGA